One genomic region from Gossypium hirsutum isolate 1008001.06 chromosome D13, Gossypium_hirsutum_v2.1, whole genome shotgun sequence encodes:
- the LOC107936907 gene encoding uncharacterized protein — MSESGLTVLDGTHLRSFNPSLPELNGSVSGAQLLEIADSKASTSLFGLSLPQNLKASALSRVIARPGDHADVTFRQTELDKDKASKFLSDYISAIADELKDDPLVVSILDGNTLKMFLEDEDDYAMLAENLFTDMDIEDKGKICKNELRNALVHMGVEMGIPPFSEFPLLNGILKKHGAEGEEELGQAQFAELLQPILQETADALSENHVVIIHNVKVVNGSKLRKLLADEKQFDNVVERVLQETKSGKDGLQKTTELIRSFFEKHGKDFGLPPSESNDAVILLYDAVFSEVENEESVVKADNEFREYMKDVLKKFAEQLEDNPIYCDLDD, encoded by the exons ATGTCTGAATCAGGCTTAACGGTGCTTGACGGAACCCATCTCCGATCATTCAATCCCTCTTTGCCTGAACTTAACGGCTCCGTCAGTGGAGCTCAACTCCTTGAAATCGCAGACTCCAAAGCCTCCACCTCTCTCTTTGGCCTCTCATTGCCTCAAAACCTTAAGGCTTCCGCTCTTTCTCGTGTCATCGCGAGACCCGGTGATCATGCTGACGTCACTTTCCGGCAAACAGAGCTCGACAAAGATAAAGCATCCAAGTTTCTCTCTGATTACATCTCTGCCATTGCTGATGAGTTGAAAG ATGATCCATTAGTGGTGTCAATACTGGATGGGAATACTTTGAAGATGTTTTTGGAGGATGAAGATGATTATGCTATGTTAGCAGAGAATTTGTTTACTGATATGGATATAGAAGATAAAGGGAAGATTTGCAAGAATGAGCTGAGAAATGCACTTGTTCATATGGGTGTTGAAATGGGGATCCCTCCTTTTTCAG AATTTCCTCTGCTAAATGGCATATTAAAAAAGCATGGGGCCGAGGGGGAAGAAGAACTGGGCCAAGCACAATTTGCTGAATTACTTCAGCCAATTCTGCAGGAAACAGCTGATGCATTGTCTGAAAACCATGTTGTTATCATACATAATGTCAAGGTTGTCAATGGTTCTAAGCTAAGAAAG CTCTTGGCAGACGAGAAGCAATTCGACAATGTTGTAGAGAGAGTTTTGCAGGAAACAAAGAGCGGAAAAGACGGGCTGCAGAAGACAACAGAGCTAATCAGGAGTTTCTTCGAGAAACATGGAAAGGATTTCGGCTTGCCACCATCAGAATCTAATGACGCTGTGATTCTTCTCTACGATGCAGTCTTTTCTGAAGTAGAAAATGAGGAGAGTGTTGTGAAAGCGGACAATGAATTCAGGGAATACATGAAAGACGTCCTCAAGAAGTTTGCAGAACAGCTTGAAGATAATCCCATCTATTGTGACCTTGATGATTAA